A stretch of Alkalicella caledoniensis DNA encodes these proteins:
- a CDS encoding propanediol/glycerol family dehydratase large subunit, which translates to MKSKRFQVLADRPVNKDGFVKEWSEVGLIAMNSPKDPKPSIKVANGKVVELDGKKREEFDMLDSFIADHAINLDLAEEAINMDSLEFARMLVDINVPRAEIVKYTTAMTPAKIVEVVGHLTVLEMMMAVNKMRSRRVPSNQCHVTNLKDNPVQIAADAAEAAVRGFDEQETTVGIGRYAPFNALSLMVGAQVGRPGILTQCAVEEATELILGMRGLTSYAETVSVYGTEQVFVDGDDTPFSKAFLASAYASRGLKMRFTSGTGSEVQMGYAEGKSMLYLEARCLYVTKGAGSQGTQNGSVSCIGVPAGVPGGIRAVLAENLIGMMLDLECASSNDQTFTHSDLRRVARSLMQMVPGTDFICSGYSATPNYDNMFAGSNWDADDYDDWNVIQRDLRIDAGLRPVTEEAVIKVRNKAAKVIQALFEELGLPTVTDEEVEAATYAHGSKDMPERNVVEDLKAAGEMMDRGITGLDVVKALHKKGFEDVASSVLSLLKQRVAGDYLHTSAILDKDFNVVSSVNDPNDYRGPQTGYVISDQRWDEIKNIANAIKPEDIR; encoded by the coding sequence ATGAAATCAAAACGTTTTCAAGTTTTAGCAGATAGACCTGTAAATAAGGACGGTTTCGTTAAAGAATGGTCTGAAGTAGGTCTAATAGCCATGAACAGTCCAAAAGACCCTAAGCCAAGTATTAAAGTAGCTAACGGTAAGGTAGTTGAACTGGACGGTAAAAAAAGAGAAGAGTTTGACATGTTAGATAGTTTTATTGCTGACCATGCCATTAACTTAGATTTGGCAGAAGAGGCTATAAATATGGATTCATTAGAATTTGCTAGAATGCTAGTTGATATAAATGTACCTAGAGCTGAAATAGTGAAATATACAACTGCCATGACTCCAGCTAAAATTGTTGAGGTTGTTGGACACCTAACAGTACTTGAAATGATGATGGCAGTTAACAAGATGAGAAGTAGAAGAGTTCCATCTAATCAATGCCACGTTACTAACCTAAAAGACAATCCTGTACAGATAGCAGCAGATGCTGCGGAAGCTGCAGTAAGAGGATTTGATGAGCAAGAAACTACTGTAGGTATAGGACGTTACGCTCCTTTTAACGCATTATCACTGATGGTAGGTGCACAGGTAGGTAGACCTGGTATACTAACTCAATGTGCAGTTGAAGAAGCTACTGAACTTATTTTAGGTATGAGAGGTTTAACATCTTATGCAGAAACTGTTTCTGTATATGGTACTGAACAGGTTTTTGTTGATGGGGATGACACTCCATTTTCTAAGGCATTTTTGGCTTCTGCCTATGCATCTAGGGGACTAAAAATGAGATTCACTTCAGGTACTGGGTCTGAAGTACAAATGGGTTATGCAGAAGGTAAATCTATGCTTTACCTAGAAGCTCGCTGCCTATATGTAACTAAAGGTGCTGGTTCACAAGGAACTCAAAATGGTTCTGTAAGTTGTATAGGTGTACCTGCAGGTGTGCCTGGTGGTATCAGAGCGGTACTTGCAGAAAACTTAATTGGTATGATGCTAGACCTTGAATGTGCTTCAAGTAATGACCAAACATTTACTCACTCTGATTTAAGAAGAGTTGCAAGATCACTGATGCAAATGGTTCCAGGAACTGACTTCATATGTTCAGGATATAGTGCAACACCTAACTATGACAACATGTTTGCTGGATCTAACTGGGATGCAGATGATTATGATGACTGGAACGTAATCCAAAGGGATCTACGTATAGATGCAGGATTAAGACCAGTTACAGAAGAAGCTGTTATCAAGGTTAGAAATAAGGCAGCTAAAGTAATTCAAGCACTGTTTGAAGAACTTGGCCTACCAACTGTTACAGATGAAGAAGTAGAAGCAGCTACTTACGCTCATGGAAGTAAAGATATGCCTGAGAGAAACGTTGTTGAGGACTTAAAAGCTGCTGGAGAAATGATGGACAGAGGAATAACTGGATTAGATGTAGTTAAGGCTCTTCATAAAAAAGGATTTGAAGATGTAGCTAGCAGTGTTCTTTCACTACTTAAGCAAAGGGTGGCTGGAGATTATCTTCATACATCAGCTATATTGGATAAGGACTTTAACGTTGTAAGTTCAGTAAATGATCCTAATGACTATCGTGGTCCTCAAACTGGTTACGTTATTAGTGACCAAAGATGGGATGAAATTAAAAATATCGCCAACGCTATAAAGCCTGAAGATATTCGTTAA
- the pduB gene encoding propanediol utilization microcompartment protein PduB, which translates to MKDQLIEKIMEEVMKKVEEPKTEAPKATPKFCGMTEFVGTGIGDTIGLVIANVDPSLHEVMKLDKKYRSIGIIGARTGAGPQIMAADEAVKATNTEIISVELARDTKGGAGHGCLIIFGAEDVSDARRAVEVTLKELERTFGDVYANDAGHIELQYTARASYACEKAFGAPVGKAFGLMVGAPAAIGVIIADTAIKAANVDVIGYASPAGGTSYSNEVILFISGDSGAVRQSLIAAKEVGVKLLGTLGGEPAPVTVPYI; encoded by the coding sequence ATGAAAGATCAATTAATCGAAAAGATTATGGAAGAAGTAATGAAAAAGGTAGAGGAGCCAAAAACTGAAGCTCCAAAAGCTACACCTAAGTTTTGTGGTATGACTGAGTTTGTAGGTACAGGTATTGGCGACACTATAGGTCTTGTAATTGCAAATGTTGATCCAAGCCTTCATGAAGTAATGAAATTAGATAAGAAATATCGTTCAATCGGAATTATAGGTGCACGTACTGGTGCAGGCCCACAAATAATGGCAGCTGATGAGGCTGTAAAAGCAACAAATACAGAGATTATCTCAGTAGAATTAGCAAGGGATACAAAAGGTGGAGCAGGTCACGGATGTTTAATTATTTTTGGAGCTGAAGATGTATCAGATGCAAGAAGAGCCGTTGAAGTAACATTAAAAGAATTAGAAAGAACCTTCGGTGACGTATATGCAAACGATGCTGGTCATATAGAACTTCAGTATACTGCAAGGGCTAGTTATGCATGTGAAAAAGCCTTTGGTGCACCTGTAGGAAAAGCATTTGGTCTTATGGTAGGAGCTCCTGCAGCAATAGGTGTAATTATCGCTGATACAGCTATCAAAGCTGCCAACGTTGATGTAATTGGCTATGCTTCGCCCGCTGGTGGAACAAGCTACTCAAACGAAGTTATTCTATTCATTAGTGGTGATTCTGGTGCTGTAAGACAATCCCTAATAGCTGCTAAGGAAGTAGGAGTTAAATTATTGGGAACCCTTGGTGGCGAGCCCGCTCCTGTGACTGTTCCTTATATATAA
- a CDS encoding glycerol dehydratase reactivase beta/small subunit family protein, whose protein sequence is MKVGSGNKIPSVHVYCHQQVDSSLICDILFGIEEEGVPYHTDIRESSSALDLACFASEESQLGVGIGIGEEGDVILHYLKLNSDQPLFKSKISDHKTTLRALGANGARLVKGLPFKDLDKEREEQIPLEDKGHNNVSDAEIELIKNKVIEVLIALNLNKSDKREV, encoded by the coding sequence GTGAAAGTAGGTAGTGGAAACAAGATACCATCTGTTCATGTTTATTGTCATCAACAGGTAGACTCCTCTTTGATTTGCGATATTCTATTTGGTATTGAAGAAGAAGGAGTCCCCTACCATACAGATATAAGGGAATCAAGCTCAGCATTGGATTTAGCTTGCTTCGCGTCCGAGGAATCCCAACTTGGTGTTGGTATCGGTATAGGTGAAGAAGGGGATGTCATACTACACTATTTAAAGCTTAATAGTGACCAACCTCTATTTAAAAGCAAAATATCAGATCATAAAACTACTTTAAGGGCGTTAGGTGCCAATGGTGCGCGACTGGTGAAAGGACTTCCCTTCAAGGATCTTGATAAAGAAAGAGAAGAACAGATACCCCTTGAGGATAAAGGTCATAATAATGTTTCTGATGCAGAAATTGAGTTAATAAAGAACAAGGTTATAGAAGTTTTAATTGCTTTGAACTTGAACAAAAGTGATAAAAGGGAGGTGTAG
- a CDS encoding diol dehydratase reactivase subunit alpha, with amino-acid sequence MKLIAGIDIGNATTEVALAHVSKGKVDFLSSGIVETTGIKGTRKNIHGAFASLKKALDKCNLKIEDLDLVRINEAAPVIGDVAMETITETIITESTMIGHNPSTPGGLGLGIGITVRIKDLEKQSFNEQVIALIGKEIDFEDAANIINRAVEKGIKVQGAIVQRDDGVLINNRLKHIIPIVDEVSLLEKVPVGMKSAIEVAPPGGVVEVLANPYGVATVFELTSDETKLIVPIARALIGNRSAVVIKTPKGDVQERRIPAGQIHIIGEKRRASVDVDEGASRIMDVIKASNPIEDIKGEPGTNAGGMLERVRHVMSELTKQHPHDIKIQDMLAVDTFVPQKVKGGLAEEFSMENAVGIAAMVKADKLQMKMIADELQKEIQIDVEVGGVEADMAIRGALTTPGSNKPLAILDMGAGSTDASIVNKEGKISSIHLAGAGNMVTLLINSELGLEDFALAEDIKKYPLAKVESLFHIRHEDGTVEFYQKPLDASVFARVVILKEGNMIPIPGQQSIERIKFIRKSAKEKVFVTNALRALSMVCPTGNIRDIEFVVLVGGSALDFEIPQLVTDALSQYGVVAGRGNIRGTEGPRNAVATGLIIAAEEGCDK; translated from the coding sequence ATGAAGCTGATTGCAGGTATTGATATTGGAAATGCAACAACAGAAGTAGCACTTGCCCATGTATCTAAAGGGAAAGTTGACTTTTTATCCAGCGGTATAGTTGAAACAACTGGAATTAAAGGAACTCGAAAGAATATACATGGTGCATTTGCTTCACTGAAAAAGGCTTTAGACAAATGTAACCTCAAAATAGAAGATCTAGATCTTGTCAGGATTAACGAAGCAGCTCCTGTTATTGGGGATGTAGCCATGGAAACCATCACTGAGACTATAATCACTGAGTCAACGATGATTGGCCACAACCCCTCCACTCCAGGGGGACTTGGGTTGGGCATAGGGATAACAGTTAGAATAAAGGATCTAGAAAAGCAAAGCTTTAACGAACAAGTTATTGCTTTGATAGGCAAAGAAATTGATTTTGAGGATGCTGCCAATATTATTAACAGGGCAGTTGAAAAAGGTATAAAAGTGCAGGGTGCCATAGTTCAAAGGGATGATGGTGTCCTAATCAACAATCGCTTAAAGCATATCATACCCATAGTGGATGAAGTGAGTTTGCTAGAAAAGGTTCCAGTGGGCATGAAGTCAGCCATCGAAGTGGCTCCGCCTGGTGGAGTTGTGGAAGTTTTGGCAAATCCCTATGGTGTTGCTACGGTTTTTGAACTGACAAGTGATGAAACTAAGTTAATAGTTCCCATTGCAAGAGCTTTAATTGGCAATCGTTCAGCTGTAGTTATCAAAACACCGAAGGGTGACGTACAAGAACGACGTATACCGGCAGGGCAGATCCACATCATAGGTGAGAAGCGAAGAGCATCTGTAGATGTTGATGAGGGAGCAAGTAGGATTATGGATGTTATTAAGGCTTCAAATCCCATTGAAGATATCAAGGGTGAGCCTGGAACAAATGCAGGAGGGATGCTTGAAAGGGTAAGACATGTGATGTCAGAGCTTACTAAACAACATCCCCATGACATAAAAATTCAAGATATGCTTGCTGTGGATACCTTTGTACCTCAAAAAGTAAAGGGTGGACTTGCTGAAGAGTTCTCCATGGAAAATGCCGTTGGTATTGCAGCCATGGTTAAGGCAGATAAACTTCAAATGAAGATGATAGCAGATGAACTTCAAAAAGAGATACAAATTGATGTAGAAGTCGGTGGAGTGGAAGCTGACATGGCCATACGTGGAGCTTTAACTACACCGGGAAGTAATAAACCCTTAGCTATCCTAGATATGGGGGCAGGCTCAACAGATGCTTCCATAGTCAATAAAGAGGGGAAAATTAGCTCCATACATTTGGCTGGTGCTGGAAATATGGTTACTCTATTGATCAATTCCGAGCTGGGATTAGAGGATTTTGCCTTGGCAGAGGATATTAAAAAATACCCCCTTGCAAAAGTTGAAAGTCTATTCCATATCCGACATGAAGATGGAACAGTGGAGTTTTACCAAAAGCCCCTGGATGCCAGTGTGTTCGCCAGGGTGGTAATTTTGAAAGAAGGTAATATGATACCTATCCCAGGGCAACAGTCCATCGAAAGGATAAAGTTCATACGAAAGTCTGCTAAAGAAAAGGTTTTTGTGACCAATGCTTTAAGGGCTTTAAGTATGGTTTGCCCCACAGGGAATATCCGTGATATAGAATTTGTTGTTTTGGTAGGTGGGTCAGCACTAGATTTTGAAATACCCCAGCTGGTAACAGATGCCCTATCTCAATACGGGGTAGTGGCTGGTAGGGGTAACATACGTGGTACAGAAGGTCCGAGAAACGCCGTGGCAACTGGACTTATTATAGCGGCTGAAGAAGGGTGCGATAAATAG
- the pduA gene encoding propanediol utilization microcompartment protein PduA, giving the protein MGDALGMIETKGLVGAIEAADAMTKAANVTLVGYEKIGSGLVTVMVRGDVGAVKAATDAGAAAAEKVGELVSIHVIPRPNADTEKILPKTL; this is encoded by the coding sequence ATGGGTGACGCATTAGGAATGATTGAAACCAAAGGCTTAGTAGGAGCCATTGAAGCGGCAGATGCAATGACAAAGGCTGCTAACGTAACTTTAGTAGGTTATGAAAAAATTGGATCAGGTCTTGTGACTGTTATGGTTAGAGGTGATGTTGGTGCTGTTAAGGCAGCAACCGATGCAGGAGCTGCAGCTGCAGAAAAAGTTGGAGAGCTTGTTTCAATTCATGTTATTCCAAGACCCAACGCTGATACAGAGAAGATTTTACCAAAAACCTTATAA
- a CDS encoding diol dehydratase small subunit — protein sequence MNQQLIEQIVKEVMASMGGSTTGNEQKTSVKPSGTVNAKDDYPLATKRPELLKTPTGKTLEDITLNSVLNGEIKATDVRISPETLELQAQVADSIGREAFARNLRRAAELIAVPDERILEIYNALRPYRSTKEELFEIAQELETKYNAKINAAFVKEAAVVYEGRNRLRQD from the coding sequence ATGAATCAACAGCTAATTGAGCAAATAGTAAAAGAAGTTATGGCTTCCATGGGAGGAAGCACCACAGGAAATGAACAGAAAACTTCAGTTAAGCCAAGTGGTACTGTCAATGCTAAAGACGATTATCCATTGGCAACAAAAAGACCTGAGCTCTTAAAAACTCCTACAGGTAAAACCTTAGAGGATATAACATTAAATAGTGTGTTAAACGGAGAGATAAAGGCAACGGATGTTCGTATTTCACCAGAGACCTTAGAACTTCAAGCACAAGTTGCTGACTCCATAGGACGTGAGGCATTTGCTAGAAATTTAAGAAGAGCTGCTGAACTAATTGCTGTGCCAGATGAAAGAATCCTTGAAATATATAATGCCCTTAGACCTTACCGTTCAACTAAAGAGGAACTTTTTGAAATTGCACAGGAACTAGAAACAAAGTACAACGCGAAAATCAATGCTGCATTTGTTAAAGAAGCAGCTGTGGTTTACGAAGGAAGAAATAGATTAAGACAGGACTAA
- a CDS encoding propanediol/glycerol family dehydratase medium subunit, with the protein MAINEKLIREVIEEVLKGFNLEDKQVASETVTHNSSSKLEFIEKGTASAGTRNDEVVIAVAPAFNKYQTKTIVDIPHHDVLRQVIAGIEEEGLKARVVRVLRTSDVAFIAHDGAKISGSGVGIGIQSKGTTVIHQKDLLPLSNLELFPQAPLLDLDTFRAIGKNAAKYAKGESPNPVPTRNDQMARPKFQAKAALLHIKETEHVNMGSKPVEYEVKFN; encoded by the coding sequence ATGGCCATTAATGAAAAATTGATCCGTGAAGTTATTGAGGAAGTTTTAAAAGGTTTCAATTTAGAAGATAAACAAGTGGCAAGTGAGACAGTGACCCATAATTCAAGTAGTAAATTAGAATTTATTGAAAAGGGTACTGCTTCAGCGGGTACAAGAAACGATGAAGTTGTCATTGCTGTAGCACCTGCTTTTAATAAATATCAAACTAAAACAATAGTAGATATTCCACATCACGATGTATTAAGGCAAGTAATTGCTGGAATTGAAGAGGAAGGTCTTAAGGCTAGAGTAGTAAGAGTTCTTAGAACTTCTGATGTAGCCTTTATTGCCCATGATGGTGCAAAAATAAGTGGATCAGGAGTAGGTATAGGTATTCAGTCTAAAGGGACTACCGTTATCCATCAGAAAGACCTATTACCCCTGAGCAACTTAGAGTTATTCCCTCAAGCACCGCTTTTAGACTTAGATACATTTAGAGCAATAGGTAAAAATGCAGCTAAATATGCAAAAGGTGAATCACCTAATCCAGTACCAACTAGAAATGACCAAATGGCTAGACCAAAGTTTCAAGCTAAAGCAGCACTTTTGCATATCAAAGAGACAGAACATGTAAATATGGGTAGCAAGCCTGTTGAATATGAAGTAAAGTTCAATTAA
- a CDS encoding BMC domain-containing protein — protein MPRLALGLIETVGLAAAIEAADTALKSANVSLLGYELSKGGGMVTIKLEGDVGAVKAAVEAGCAAAEKVTSVWSRQIIPRPHDEITKIILTNETVGYSQPQLKEEVKEEKTVKETKKKDNNPKVKEQTTVAVEQLEENKVDVEEEAIEETMEDIVDEKEETKVQEEVVEVEELESTTEISTETCNLCKDPKCPREKGELRTLCIHYEELKEE, from the coding sequence TTGCCAAGACTCGCCTTAGGTCTAATAGAAACCGTAGGTTTGGCTGCTGCTATAGAAGCTGCAGATACAGCTCTTAAATCAGCTAATGTAAGCTTACTGGGATATGAGTTATCCAAAGGAGGTGGTATGGTTACCATCAAGCTTGAGGGCGATGTTGGAGCAGTGAAAGCAGCTGTTGAAGCAGGTTGTGCAGCTGCTGAAAAGGTTACCAGTGTTTGGAGTAGACAGATTATTCCTAGACCTCATGATGAAATTACAAAGATTATTTTGACCAATGAGACAGTGGGATATAGTCAACCTCAACTTAAAGAAGAGGTCAAGGAAGAGAAGACAGTAAAAGAGACCAAAAAAAAAGACAACAATCCAAAAGTAAAAGAACAAACGACAGTAGCAGTAGAACAGCTTGAAGAAAATAAAGTAGATGTGGAAGAAGAAGCTATAGAAGAGACCATGGAAGATATAGTTGATGAAAAAGAAGAAACAAAAGTACAAGAAGAGGTAGTAGAGGTAGAAGAGTTAGAATCTACCACTGAAATCTCTACAGAAACCTGTAACTTATGTAAAGATCCTAAATGTCCAAGGGAAAAGGGTGAACTTCGGACCCTTTGTATACACTACGAAGAACTAAAGGAGGAATAA